A portion of the Hoplias malabaricus isolate fHopMal1 chromosome 1, fHopMal1.hap1, whole genome shotgun sequence genome contains these proteins:
- the gdpd1 gene encoding lysophospholipase D GDPD1 isoform X2 codes for MSAAVYVLSSVTGYVLTSALLLKCPFLLHRRKRETFRCRHISHRGGAGENLENTMEAFRHAVQVGTDMLELDCHLTKDEQVVVLHDTNLKRSTGVSANISDVAYADLPQYLCKLGVTFKRECYVQGGEDKQIPLLRDVFDAFPDTPINVDIKVNDDTLIKKVSELIVKYDREHLTVWGNSSNQNPQIPVLFSLPRVLLLVGLFYTGLLPFIPLKEQFLEIPMPSITTKLRDPRQMTRGERLITWLADTLLMRKALFDHLKARGIQVYVWVLNDEEDFKRAFDLGATGVMTDYPTKLKEFMEKNNISKSN; via the exons ATGAGTGCCGCAGTGTATGTGTTATCCTCGGTTACGGGTTATGTGCTCACCTCTGCTTTGCTACTGAAATGTCCATTTCTGCTGCAccggaggaagagagagacgtTCCGCTGCAGACACATCTCACACCGCGGAG GTGCAGGAGAAAACCTGGAGAACACAATGGAAGCATTCAGGCA tgctgtacaagtTGGCACAGATATGCTGGAGCTGGATTGTCACTTGACCAAGGACGAGCAGGTGGTGGTGCTGCATGATACCAACCTGAAGAGGTCGACGGGCGTTAGCGCAAACATTTCAGATGTGGCATATGCT GATCTTCCACAGTACTTGTGTAAGCTTGGAGTGACCTTCAAACGAG AGTGTTACGTTCAAGGTGGTGAGGATAAGCAGATACCACTGCTAAGAGATGTCTTTGATGCCTTCCCAGACACCCCCATTAATGTTGACATTAAGGTCAATGACGACACACTCATCAAGAAG GTATCTGAACTGATCGTAAAATATGACAGGGAGCATCTGACTGTGTGGGGTAACTCCAGCAACCAG aatCCACAGATCCCAGTGCTGTTCAGCTTGCCCAGAGTGCTGTTGTTGGTGGGGCTTTTCTACACAGGTCTTCTGCCTTTCATACCCCTTAAAGAGCAGTTCTTGGAGATCCCCATGCCTTCCATTACTACCAA ACTCAGAGACCCCAGACAGATGACACGGGGTGAGCGTCTCATCACGTGGTTGGCAGACAC TCTCCTCATGAGAAAAGCCCTGTTCGACCATCTAAAAGCTAGAGGAATACAG GTTTATGTGTGGGTGCTGAATGACGAGGAAGATTTTAAACGTGCCTTTGACCTCGGAGCCACAGGCGTGATGACAGACTATCCAACCAAGCTGAAAGAGTTCATGGAGAAGAACAACATCTCCAAATCCAATTGA
- the gdpd1 gene encoding lysophospholipase D GDPD1 isoform X1, translated as MSAAVYVLSSVTGYVLTSALLLKCPFLLHRRKRETFRCRHISHRGGAGENLENTMEAFRHAVQVGTDMLELDCHLTKDEQVVVLHDTNLKRSTGVSANISDVAYADLPQYLCKLGVTFKRECYVQGGEDKQIPLLRDVFDAFPDTPINVDIKVNDDTLIKKVSELIVKYDREHLTVWGNSSNQVVQKCYKENPQIPVLFSLPRVLLLVGLFYTGLLPFIPLKEQFLEIPMPSITTKLRDPRQMTRGERLITWLADTLLMRKALFDHLKARGIQVYVWVLNDEEDFKRAFDLGATGVMTDYPTKLKEFMEKNNISKSN; from the exons ATGAGTGCCGCAGTGTATGTGTTATCCTCGGTTACGGGTTATGTGCTCACCTCTGCTTTGCTACTGAAATGTCCATTTCTGCTGCAccggaggaagagagagacgtTCCGCTGCAGACACATCTCACACCGCGGAG GTGCAGGAGAAAACCTGGAGAACACAATGGAAGCATTCAGGCA tgctgtacaagtTGGCACAGATATGCTGGAGCTGGATTGTCACTTGACCAAGGACGAGCAGGTGGTGGTGCTGCATGATACCAACCTGAAGAGGTCGACGGGCGTTAGCGCAAACATTTCAGATGTGGCATATGCT GATCTTCCACAGTACTTGTGTAAGCTTGGAGTGACCTTCAAACGAG AGTGTTACGTTCAAGGTGGTGAGGATAAGCAGATACCACTGCTAAGAGATGTCTTTGATGCCTTCCCAGACACCCCCATTAATGTTGACATTAAGGTCAATGACGACACACTCATCAAGAAG GTATCTGAACTGATCGTAAAATATGACAGGGAGCATCTGACTGTGTGGGGTAACTCCAGCAACCAGGTAGTTCAGAAATGTTACAAAGAG aatCCACAGATCCCAGTGCTGTTCAGCTTGCCCAGAGTGCTGTTGTTGGTGGGGCTTTTCTACACAGGTCTTCTGCCTTTCATACCCCTTAAAGAGCAGTTCTTGGAGATCCCCATGCCTTCCATTACTACCAA ACTCAGAGACCCCAGACAGATGACACGGGGTGAGCGTCTCATCACGTGGTTGGCAGACAC TCTCCTCATGAGAAAAGCCCTGTTCGACCATCTAAAAGCTAGAGGAATACAG GTTTATGTGTGGGTGCTGAATGACGAGGAAGATTTTAAACGTGCCTTTGACCTCGGAGCCACAGGCGTGATGACAGACTATCCAACCAAGCTGAAAGAGTTCATGGAGAAGAACAACATCTCCAAATCCAATTGA
- the tmem120ab gene encoding transmembrane protein 120A-like has protein sequence MSSKLTDVLREWESLEKEFQQIQESHRLYLQKQDEVSKLQNSFTASIARHRKYLKDLSQSLNKCSKGIHGEDVKQVEKIKGHIQERSNMFLQMEAFLPKSNGIYLSLVLGSVNVNFLSKQSKAAYKDEYEKFKLCVTVILLLLAFLCQFFVTYRFVDALLNFLLVWYYCTLTIRESILISNGSRIKGWWVFHHYITTFLSGVMLTWPDGELYQMFRRQFLPYCLYQFFVQCLQYYYQNGCLYRLKALGERHNLDLTVEGFQSWMWRGLTFLLPFLFFGHFWQLFNSITLFRMNQLPQCKEWQVSMCGLCFLVLFTGNFFTTLAVVRHKLKNMNQEKSKSP, from the exons ATGTCATCCAAGTTAACAGATGTCCTCCGAGAATGGGAGAGTTTAGAGAAAGAATTTCAGCAGATTCAG GAGAGTCATCGACTTTACTTGCAAAAGCAGGACGAAGTCTCCAAGCTTCAGAACAGCTTCACAGCGTCCATTGCTCGCCACAGGAAGTATTTAAAGGACTTGTCTCAGTCTTTGAACAA ATGCAGCAAAGGAATTCATGGAGAAGATGTGAAGCAGGTGGAAAAAATCAAGGGACACATCCAGGAGAGGTCCAACATGTTCTTACAGATGGAGGCATTTCTTCCTAAGAGTAATGG GATATATCTCAGTCTCGTCCTTGGCAGTGTGAATGTCAACTTCCTAAGCAAACAGTCAAA GGCTGCCTACAAAGATGAATATGAGAAATTCaagctgtgtgtgactgtgatccTGCTGCTGCTGGCCTTTTTGTGCCAGttttttgtcacctacag GTTTGTGGACGCTCTGCTGAACTTCCTTTTGGTGTGGTACTACTGCACTTTAACAATCCGAGAGAGCATTCTCATCAGTAATGGCTCCAG GATTAAGGGCTGGTGGGTGTTCCATCACTACATCACCACCTTTCTCTCAGGGGTCATGCTCACTTG GCCTGATGGAGAACTGTACCAGATGTTCAGGAGACAATTTCTGCCTTATTGTTTATATCAAT TCTTTGTACAGTGCCTTCAGTACTACTATCAAAATGGATGCCTTTACAGACTCAAAGCTCTTGGGGAAAGACACAACCTGGACTTGACAGTGG AGGGATTTCAGTCATGGATGTGGCGAGGGCTGACATTTCTGCTGCCCTTTCTGTTCTTTGGTCAT TTCTGGCAGCTTTTTAACAGCAtaaccctgttcagaatgaaccAGCTTCCCCAGTGTAAAGAGTGGCAG GTTTCCATGTGTGGGCTCTGCTTTCTGGTTTTATTCACAGGGAACTTTTTCACCACACTTGCAGTGGTCCGTCACAAGCTGAAAAACATGAACCAGGAAAAAAGCAAGAGCCCATGA